One region of Coregonus clupeaformis isolate EN_2021a unplaced genomic scaffold, ASM2061545v1 scaf0084, whole genome shotgun sequence genomic DNA includes:
- the LOC123483348 gene encoding cyclin-dependent kinase 20-like codes for MFHHGARFILVFEYILSDLSEVFRNAQRPLTECQVKGYMMMLLKWVAFCQENSIIHRDLKPANLLISSTGHLKRLWPSQTLQPCLHSHQVQRNAGFLSSNNPCPFVLVYI; via the exons ATGTTCCATCATGGTGCAAGGTTCATCCTGGTGTTTGAGTACATACTCTCTGACCTCTCCGAGGTATTCAGGAACGCCCAGCGGCCTCTCACAGAGTGCCAGGTCAAAGGTTACATGATGATGCTGCTGAAATGGGTCGCCTTCTGCCAGGAGAACTCCATAATTCACAGA GATCTGAAACCAGCCAACCTGCTCATCAGCTCTACAGGTCATCTGAAGAGACTTTGGCCTAGCCAGACTCTTCAACCCTGCCTCCACAGCCACCAGGTACAGAGAAATGCAGGGTTCCTGTCCAGCAACAACCCCTGTCCCTTTGTACTTGTGTACATTTGA